The Teredinibacter sp. KSP-S5-2 genome includes a window with the following:
- a CDS encoding ADP-ribosylglycohydrolase family protein — MDENKNLGCLVGLAVGDALGTTLEFSPRGSFTPIIDMIGGGPFELEPGQWTDDTSMALCLAESLIEKQGFDANDQMGRYCNWFKWGYMSSNGRCFDIGNTVVAALDAYKKTGEPFSGSQDPNTAGNGSIMRLAPVAMYFNPNLGDVIHYCGESSRTTHGAAECIDACRYLGALLYLALNGTSKDEMLNQTVYTPYTEKIKLINSGEFKCKHSTQIRGSGYVIESLEAALWCFYNTDNYQEAVLTAANLGEDADTTAAICGQIAGAFYGYNNIPESWRNKITYKQDIESFAISLMLGNS; from the coding sequence ATGGACGAAAATAAAAACCTCGGTTGCTTGGTAGGCTTGGCTGTAGGTGATGCTCTAGGCACCACCCTCGAATTTTCTCCCAGAGGAAGCTTTACACCAATTATCGATATGATTGGTGGAGGCCCTTTTGAGCTGGAGCCAGGCCAATGGACAGATGACACATCCATGGCCCTGTGTTTAGCCGAATCATTGATAGAGAAACAAGGCTTTGACGCAAATGATCAAATGGGTCGCTACTGTAACTGGTTTAAATGGGGCTATATGAGTAGTAACGGTCGGTGTTTTGACATTGGCAATACTGTCGTTGCAGCACTGGACGCTTATAAAAAAACGGGAGAACCATTTTCTGGTTCACAAGACCCGAACACCGCTGGTAACGGGTCGATAATGCGCCTAGCCCCTGTAGCTATGTACTTCAACCCAAACCTTGGTGATGTTATTCACTATTGTGGAGAAAGTTCCAGAACCACACATGGTGCAGCAGAGTGTATAGATGCTTGTAGATATTTAGGAGCCCTGCTTTATTTGGCACTAAATGGTACAAGTAAAGATGAAATGCTAAACCAAACCGTTTACACCCCGTACACAGAGAAAATAAAGCTTATAAACTCTGGAGAGTTCAAGTGTAAACATAGTACACAGATTCGTGGTTCAGGTTACGTAATAGAAAGTCTGGAAGCTGCTCTGTGGTGCTTTTATAACACTGATAACTATCAAGAAGCAGTATTAACGGCAGCAAACCTTGGAGAAGATGCCGACACAACGGCAGCAATATGCGGCCAAATAGCCGGGGCGTTTTACGGTTACAACAACATACCAGAGAGCTGGCGAAATAAAATTACCTACAAACAAGACATTGAAAGCTTTGCGATTTCCCTAATGCTCGGGAACTCGTAA
- a CDS encoding RtcB family protein — protein sequence MSTSLKRLTKLFKKQNLAVSKDGAVYRIQNIGVPGAPISEVLLPERYNLDLKAVKQLMSFAGVAHPNGGEVRAAVATPDFHAGSSVPVGAVVATSRDMIIPQAIGTDIHCGMRLHAMDIDITDWQSKKTELVEKLRGDLLLGTRNLPMQPRSFHELFNNGLAGWVRSAKLKPMGDFIETDFVQLENELGCVYSGGSEEGHAKWAPESLVNLERSVIRDSSLATIGGGNHFVEFQIVDEILDRKRAFQLGVKKGQISIMIHTGSRAVGMHVGNYWIDKARENWPSTYKYPSSKIFPLYGNRATEYLEAMNTAANYANLNRLLLAELVRKRVREVFGKGIEMPLIHDAPHNIVTEESGCFIHRKGATPAHFGEPVLIPGSMGHPSYLMMGLGNQRFLNSASHGAGRDKSRHDMFCRNKAGEDLGLTCVDCITLKEDRRIEEAPAAYKDIDEVVEVQVQNKIVSPVAKLKPMLTFKG from the coding sequence ATGAGTACTTCGCTCAAACGTCTTACAAAATTATTTAAAAAGCAGAACTTAGCTGTATCCAAAGATGGGGCTGTGTACCGAATCCAAAATATTGGAGTGCCTGGCGCGCCTATATCTGAGGTGCTTTTGCCTGAGCGCTATAATCTGGATCTAAAGGCTGTAAAACAACTTATGTCTTTCGCTGGAGTGGCTCATCCTAACGGTGGCGAAGTAAGAGCTGCAGTAGCGACTCCAGATTTTCATGCCGGTTCTAGTGTTCCTGTTGGTGCGGTTGTGGCAACATCCAGAGATATGATTATTCCTCAAGCCATAGGTACAGATATTCACTGTGGCATGAGGTTACATGCTATGGATATTGATATTACGGACTGGCAAAGCAAAAAAACAGAGTTGGTGGAAAAACTGCGAGGTGATTTACTGCTAGGGACTAGGAATTTACCAATGCAACCTCGCAGTTTTCATGAGCTATTTAATAATGGCTTAGCTGGCTGGGTTAGATCTGCAAAGTTAAAACCTATGGGTGATTTTATAGAAACGGATTTTGTTCAACTGGAAAACGAGCTTGGTTGTGTCTATTCCGGAGGTTCAGAAGAGGGGCATGCTAAATGGGCTCCAGAATCATTGGTGAACCTTGAGCGAAGCGTTATTCGTGATAGCTCATTAGCAACCATTGGTGGTGGTAACCATTTTGTAGAGTTTCAAATCGTTGATGAAATTCTGGATCGGAAGAGGGCTTTTCAGTTAGGGGTTAAAAAGGGTCAGATTTCAATAATGATTCACACAGGCTCTAGAGCAGTGGGTATGCATGTAGGAAACTATTGGATAGATAAAGCAAGGGAAAATTGGCCGAGTACCTATAAATACCCAAGTTCAAAAATATTCCCGTTATATGGGAATAGGGCAACGGAGTATTTAGAAGCAATGAATACGGCCGCTAATTATGCCAACCTTAACCGACTGCTTTTGGCTGAGTTGGTGCGCAAGCGTGTAAGGGAGGTATTTGGTAAGGGTATTGAGATGCCTCTAATTCATGACGCACCTCATAATATCGTTACTGAAGAGTCGGGCTGCTTTATTCACCGTAAAGGCGCGACACCAGCGCATTTCGGAGAGCCGGTATTGATACCAGGTTCTATGGGGCATCCTTCCTACTTAATGATGGGGTTGGGCAACCAACGCTTTCTTAATTCTGCGTCTCATGGTGCTGGGAGAGATAAATCCCGGCATGATATGTTTTGTAGAAATAAAGCTGGCGAGGACTTGGGGTTAACCTGTGTGGACTGTATTACGCTCAAGGAGGATCGTCGAATCGAAGAAGCTCCAGCGGCTTACAAGGATATCGACGAGGTTGTGGAGGTACAGGTTCAAAACAAAATTGTTAGCCCTGTAGCTAAATTAAAACCAATGTTGACTTTTAAAGGTTAG
- a CDS encoding NADAR family protein, producing the protein MKITDIRNNEQLQQFVATKNKAKYIFFWGHQETSGKVTKSCFSQWYESSFEIERVKYQTAEHFMMAEKARLFGDAKLESKIIAASNPGEAKALGRSVANFSESLWNEKRFNIVVQANLAKFRQNPSLQEFLLNTGDRILVEASPVDKIWGIGLAQDSPHIDNPFKWKGLNLLGYALMEVRSQLQTTPVEP; encoded by the coding sequence ATGAAAATAACAGATATTAGAAATAATGAACAACTACAACAATTTGTAGCAACCAAGAATAAAGCAAAATATATATTCTTCTGGGGTCATCAAGAGACCTCCGGAAAGGTTACCAAGAGCTGCTTTAGCCAATGGTATGAATCTTCTTTTGAAATTGAAAGGGTAAAGTATCAAACAGCTGAGCACTTTATGATGGCAGAAAAAGCCAGACTATTTGGTGACGCTAAGTTAGAAAGTAAAATAATTGCAGCTTCAAATCCGGGCGAAGCAAAAGCTCTGGGAAGGTCTGTCGCCAACTTTTCCGAATCACTTTGGAATGAAAAACGATTTAATATAGTCGTACAGGCCAACCTTGCTAAGTTTAGGCAGAACCCTTCACTCCAAGAGTTTCTACTCAATACTGGAGATAGAATTCTGGTAGAAGCAAGCCCCGTAGATAAGATATGGGGTATCGGGCTCGCTCAGGATTCACCACACATAGACAACCCCTTCAAATGGAAGGGGCTGAATCTATTGGGGTACGCCTTAATGGAGGTAAGGAGCCAATTACAAACTACGCCAGTTGAGCCTTAA
- a CDS encoding TIGR02452 family protein, whose product MTNRNQRSKIAHNTLEILEAKKYLTPNGVKTDISSQLSKCVDGSIHYTPETLDILLGEIDPTGNTETQIEVINETTFAGAKTLLNQGNGKVLCLNFASAKNPGGGFIGGSQAQEEALTRASGLYDCLSQYMDMYIDNRTYKSCLYRNHIIYSPDVPVFRDEMDELIEAPWSTSIITAPAVNYGALKENEKEQAETVMRERIDMVLAIAYEHEYKNLVLGAWGCGVFRNDPYRIAAYFCHSLSKEGRFHNSFERVRFSVFDRSENTNTYTAFKEILEPVDTDYVSNS is encoded by the coding sequence ATGACAAATAGGAATCAGCGATCCAAAATCGCACATAATACTCTAGAGATTCTGGAAGCAAAGAAATACCTGACACCTAATGGAGTAAAGACTGATATTAGCAGTCAACTCAGTAAATGCGTAGACGGCTCTATTCATTACACGCCAGAAACGCTTGATATACTTCTGGGTGAAATAGACCCAACCGGAAATACTGAAACTCAAATTGAAGTAATAAACGAAACAACGTTTGCGGGGGCAAAAACCCTGTTAAATCAGGGTAATGGCAAAGTCCTCTGCCTCAATTTTGCCTCAGCTAAAAACCCTGGTGGCGGCTTTATTGGAGGCAGCCAAGCACAAGAAGAGGCTTTGACAAGAGCAAGTGGGCTCTATGACTGCCTTTCTCAATATATGGACATGTATATAGATAACCGGACATATAAAAGCTGCTTGTATCGAAATCATATAATCTATTCGCCAGATGTACCTGTGTTTAGAGATGAAATGGATGAACTTATTGAAGCACCTTGGAGCACATCTATTATCACCGCTCCAGCAGTGAACTATGGTGCGCTAAAGGAGAATGAAAAAGAACAAGCCGAAACAGTTATGCGAGAACGTATTGATATGGTTTTAGCTATTGCATATGAGCATGAATATAAAAACCTGGTATTGGGTGCCTGGGGCTGTGGTGTATTTAGAAACGACCCGTACAGAATCGCGGCATACTTCTGTCACTCACTTAGTAAGGAAGGACGATTCCATAATAGTTTCGAGAGAGTAAGATTTTCTGTATTCGATAGATCAGAAAATACCAACACCTATACTGCATTTAAGGAGATACTCGAGCCAGTTGACACTGATTATGTGAGCAACTCCTAA
- a CDS encoding Mut7-C RNAse domain-containing protein: MPFYISQNTLKQQVKLVVKNWPFAEIKSHQARILLCKLYGFENQHDYLKKTHETPSSLTPINEQTVINAYLQWVKRLAKLGSINEIQAKNLLHILWPTYLAPHKHLKEKLYTCKFKFHGTCLDFLNQATEDKWVDYKFDDRPSVKDAIEAIGVPHPEVGGITIDGTDVDFNYLLEDAREVEVYPHPYETGLLPYKPERKSTFLLDVHLAKLTRYLRMAGFDCLHESKDIGDELLAHLSQTNDYILLTRDIGLLKRGNVKHARWIRNTEPQAQFKEIVDYYDLLDKFKPFSRCVKCNGDIQPINKESIKPAVPGQIFESQESFKQCAHCNQVYWKGSHYDKIKNILLQAE; the protein is encoded by the coding sequence ATGCCCTTCTATATTTCTCAAAACACCCTTAAGCAACAAGTTAAGCTCGTCGTAAAAAACTGGCCTTTTGCGGAAATTAAAAGCCATCAGGCCCGCATACTGCTTTGCAAGCTATATGGCTTTGAAAATCAACACGATTATCTTAAAAAAACTCATGAAACCCCAAGCTCACTAACACCAATAAACGAGCAAACTGTCATTAATGCCTACCTACAGTGGGTTAAAAGGCTTGCGAAACTTGGATCTATCAATGAAATTCAAGCAAAGAATTTGCTACACATTCTCTGGCCAACTTATTTGGCTCCGCACAAGCATTTAAAGGAAAAGCTATACACCTGCAAATTTAAATTTCACGGTACCTGCCTGGATTTTTTAAACCAGGCAACAGAAGATAAGTGGGTCGACTACAAGTTTGATGACCGCCCGTCGGTTAAAGATGCCATTGAAGCCATAGGTGTGCCTCATCCAGAAGTTGGAGGCATAACGATTGATGGAACTGATGTGGACTTCAACTACTTACTTGAAGATGCCCGTGAAGTAGAAGTCTACCCTCATCCATATGAAACCGGTCTGTTACCTTATAAACCAGAAAGAAAGAGTACATTTCTTTTGGATGTGCATTTAGCCAAGCTCACGCGTTATTTACGCATGGCAGGCTTTGATTGTCTGCACGAGTCAAAAGACATTGGTGACGAGTTACTGGCACATCTTTCACAAACCAACGACTATATATTACTAACACGGGACATAGGTCTATTAAAACGTGGTAATGTCAAACATGCTCGCTGGATAAGGAATACCGAACCGCAGGCACAATTTAAAGAGATTGTAGACTATTACGACTTACTCGATAAATTTAAGCCTTTTAGCCGCTGTGTAAAATGTAACGGTGATATACAACCAATAAACAAAGAAAGTATAAAACCTGCAGTACCAGGACAAATTTTTGAATCACAGGAATCCTTTAAGCAATGCGCCCATTGTAACCAAGTGTATTGGAAAGGCTCACACTACGACAAGATTAAAAATATTTTGCTGCAGGCAGAATAG
- a CDS encoding nucleotidyl transferase AbiEii/AbiGii toxin family protein yields MNVNPIRYAVEAILKTLSESRHYEHFVVRGSVSTRDWMGEHARPFHDLDFLYTRQNHIDGLVDIFKELLKSSSKYGLTLDINKIDTQNIWEDSISPGIRLIVPFSIKEEINELQVDIAVGDPLSQPPIEIKFDTQFFDFFPIQTVTLEIATAWKLHGLFEHLNGPWQSKTLWDLYLFCRYNSLNKTHLLEAIKLAFSSRLDPLEILKRFVYGDFGQSKQSKRNWKSDFKKFHAKEFMDLSDVLNYLQGYFMPILNLENDGTLLTLTEVIEYRVNLLREMECDEARKKLKTLSRKVRVLPYKAYRTIQHIKGSRLGPSERSIDINKQHILTIETKQPSDKVVIQEKLDGSCVCAYRQGDDILALGRDGDLAYLSPNESRRLWANWVEKNTERFLALLQPGERAVGEWLAMAHGTRYKLHHEPFVLFDIFNQENREMEYLQMKNKANAQKFVTPKLIHIGAPCSLEKALAILDEGHHGSEDAPEGLVWRLERSGKVLFKAKYVYPNKLDGSLLTETTGKPSVWNWRPE; encoded by the coding sequence ATGAACGTAAATCCAATACGTTACGCAGTAGAGGCGATATTAAAGACCCTTTCGGAGTCCCGCCATTATGAACACTTTGTAGTACGGGGAAGTGTCAGTACGCGAGACTGGATGGGCGAGCATGCTCGTCCATTTCACGACTTGGATTTTCTCTATACCAGACAAAATCATATTGATGGGCTGGTAGACATTTTCAAAGAACTACTTAAAAGCTCATCCAAATATGGGCTAACCTTAGACATTAATAAAATTGATACCCAAAACATTTGGGAAGACAGCATATCTCCAGGTATTCGCTTAATCGTACCCTTCTCTATTAAGGAAGAGATAAATGAATTACAAGTAGATATAGCAGTGGGTGATCCATTATCTCAACCACCAATAGAAATAAAATTTGATACTCAGTTTTTCGACTTTTTTCCTATACAAACCGTAACCCTGGAAATTGCCACAGCTTGGAAACTGCATGGTCTGTTTGAGCATTTGAATGGCCCTTGGCAATCCAAAACCTTATGGGACTTATACCTATTTTGCCGTTATAACTCTTTGAACAAGACACACCTACTAGAGGCCATTAAGCTTGCTTTCTCTAGTAGGTTAGACCCGTTAGAGATTCTAAAACGTTTCGTTTACGGAGATTTTGGTCAAAGCAAGCAGTCCAAGCGGAATTGGAAAAGCGATTTCAAAAAGTTTCACGCTAAAGAATTCATGGATCTATCGGATGTATTGAATTACCTACAAGGGTATTTTATGCCTATTCTCAATCTAGAAAACGATGGCACCTTATTGACCCTAACGGAAGTAATTGAGTACCGAGTAAATCTGTTAAGAGAAATGGAATGCGATGAAGCAAGAAAAAAACTAAAAACTTTATCACGAAAGGTTCGAGTACTTCCCTATAAAGCCTACCGAACAATTCAGCACATAAAAGGTTCAAGACTCGGACCATCTGAACGAAGTATTGATATCAATAAACAACACATACTAACTATTGAAACCAAACAACCTTCAGATAAAGTTGTGATACAAGAAAAGTTGGACGGCTCGTGTGTATGTGCATATCGCCAAGGTGATGACATTCTTGCTCTTGGACGAGACGGAGACTTGGCATACTTATCTCCAAATGAGTCTCGAAGGCTCTGGGCTAACTGGGTTGAGAAAAATACTGAGCGTTTTCTTGCTTTACTCCAACCTGGTGAACGAGCCGTAGGAGAGTGGCTCGCCATGGCACATGGGACACGCTATAAGCTTCATCATGAACCATTTGTTTTATTTGATATTTTTAATCAAGAAAACCGGGAAATGGAATACCTACAAATGAAAAACAAAGCAAACGCTCAAAAATTTGTGACCCCCAAACTTATTCATATAGGGGCACCCTGCTCTCTTGAAAAAGCGCTGGCTATTCTTGACGAAGGTCACCATGGCTCAGAGGATGCACCCGAAGGACTCGTGTGGAGGCTTGAACGGAGTGGAAAAGTACTGTTTAAAGCCAAATATGTATATCCAAACAAACTGGATGGCAGCTTACTGACCGAAACTACAGGTAAACCCAGTGTATGGAACTGGCGGCCAGAGTAA